One part of the Methylobacterium mesophilicum SR1.6/6 genome encodes these proteins:
- a CDS encoding NrsF family protein translates to MKTDELIGLLGSSFENEPARTPWMTRRLGLAVAVGAGAALCLALAVLGVRPGLTETRPLVFLAFKFVFAAAVGGLALRYLARAARPGGESRVHLGVAALPFVAVAALAGASLAMTPREHWHGLISGHTWLECLVSIPLIAVVPFAVVTWAVRRFGAPTDLVRAGALVGLASGAVSALGYSLHCMDDTVPFVAVWYGGTIALCTLAGALLGPRLLRW, encoded by the coding sequence ATGAAGACCGACGAACTCATCGGCCTGCTGGGCAGCAGCTTCGAGAATGAGCCGGCGCGCACCCCATGGATGACCCGGCGGCTCGGGTTGGCGGTCGCCGTCGGCGCCGGCGCTGCGCTCTGCCTCGCGCTCGCGGTCCTGGGCGTACGCCCCGGCCTGACGGAGACCCGCCCGCTCGTGTTCCTCGCCTTCAAGTTCGTGTTCGCGGCCGCGGTCGGGGGGCTCGCGCTTCGATACCTCGCCCGGGCCGCGAGGCCCGGAGGCGAGAGCCGCGTCCATCTCGGGGTCGCCGCCTTGCCGTTCGTCGCGGTCGCGGCGCTGGCGGGGGCGAGCCTGGCGATGACCCCGCGCGAGCACTGGCACGGCCTGATCTCCGGCCACACCTGGCTCGAATGCCTCGTCTCGATCCCCCTGATCGCCGTCGTGCCGTTCGCCGTCGTCACCTGGGCGGTCCGGCGGTTCGGCGCGCCGACGGACCTGGTGCGGGCGGGGGCCCTGGTCGGCCTCGCCTCGGGCGCCGTCAGCGCGCTCGGCTACTCGCTGCATTGCATGGACGACACCGTCCCGTTTGTGGCCGTCTGGTACGGAGGCACCATCGCGCTGTGCACGTTGGCGGGGGCGCTTCTGGGTCCGCGCCTGCTTCGATGGTAG
- a CDS encoding FixH family protein yields MTRNPIARALVAALLGAALSGLARPALADIKDYAFELTGKEARVGEAILAVRLVDKRTGKPVPDAVIFARRIDMAPDGMDEMISKIEPIPSPEPDVYRFRAKLSMAGGWRLSLAAKVQGETGTVEDRLEFRVVK; encoded by the coding sequence GTGACCAGAAACCCTATCGCGCGTGCCCTCGTGGCAGCGCTGCTCGGTGCCGCCTTGTCGGGACTGGCGCGGCCCGCGCTCGCCGACATCAAGGACTACGCCTTCGAGCTGACCGGGAAGGAGGCCAGAGTCGGCGAGGCCATCCTCGCCGTACGCCTCGTCGACAAGCGCACCGGCAAACCCGTGCCGGATGCGGTGATCTTCGCCCGGCGCATCGACATGGCCCCGGACGGCATGGACGAGATGATCTCGAAGATCGAGCCGATCCCGTCCCCCGAGCCGGACGTCTACCGGTTCCGGGCGAAGCTCTCGATGGCCGGAGGCTGGCGGCTCTCGCTCGCCGCCAAGGTCCAGGGCGAGACGGGCACCGTCGAGGACAGGCTCGAATTCCGGGTGGTCAAATGA
- a CDS encoding efflux RND transporter periplasmic adaptor subunit: MSRRAWFAGTLAAFAAAGTGYWAGRDGGPVPVLVERARAEFAEWVPASAPEPKAPTEATGPVVYYRDPDGKAAYSLAPRTTADGRDFRAVRASEDVRLDGSEGDAATPTGEAGQDTATRGTEGAGTSAAGPRKVLYYRNPMGLADTSAVPKKDSMGMDYIPVYAGDDQDGDVVTVSPGKVQRTGVRTEVAERRVVAQPVRVPGTLALDERRVTVVATRSDAYVDHVENVTTGDRVRKGEALVHVYSPEINAAAAQLIANSGFDGARRRLQNLNVSEPVIDEMERTRKVPMAITWSSPRDGLVLQRTAIEGMKAAAGDTLFRIGDISVMWVLADVPERDLAGVRVGQAATVRLRSAPGRTFSGKVAVIYPQVNPDTRATRVRIELPNPDGALLPDMYADVEIGTGTGKPVVAVPDDAVIDTGARQVVLLDRGAGRFEPREVKVGVSGGGYTEIRDGVATGDRVVTAANFLIDAESNLKAALQSMAAPKADDRQAANAEGKP; the protein is encoded by the coding sequence ATGAGCCGGCGCGCATGGTTCGCCGGGACCCTTGCCGCGTTCGCGGCGGCGGGGACCGGGTACTGGGCGGGCCGCGATGGCGGCCCCGTGCCGGTTCTCGTCGAGCGCGCGCGGGCCGAGTTCGCCGAGTGGGTTCCGGCCTCCGCGCCGGAGCCGAAGGCGCCGACGGAGGCCACGGGTCCCGTAGTCTACTACCGCGACCCGGACGGGAAGGCCGCCTACTCGCTCGCGCCGAGGACGACGGCGGACGGGCGCGACTTCCGCGCGGTGCGGGCGAGCGAGGACGTACGCCTCGACGGGTCCGAGGGCGACGCCGCGACGCCGACCGGCGAGGCCGGCCAAGACACGGCGACGCGCGGAACCGAGGGGGCCGGGACGTCCGCGGCGGGCCCCAGGAAGGTGCTCTACTACCGCAACCCGATGGGTCTGGCGGACACCTCGGCCGTTCCCAAGAAGGATTCGATGGGGATGGACTACATCCCCGTCTACGCGGGCGACGACCAGGACGGCGACGTCGTGACGGTCTCCCCCGGCAAGGTCCAGCGAACGGGCGTGCGGACCGAGGTGGCGGAGCGGCGGGTGGTGGCCCAGCCGGTTCGCGTGCCCGGCACCCTCGCCCTCGACGAGCGGCGCGTCACCGTCGTTGCGACCCGCTCGGACGCCTACGTCGACCACGTCGAGAACGTCACGACCGGCGACCGCGTGCGCAAGGGCGAGGCGCTCGTCCACGTCTACTCGCCCGAGATCAACGCGGCCGCCGCCCAGCTCATCGCCAACTCGGGCTTCGACGGGGCGCGCCGCAGGCTCCAGAACCTGAATGTCTCCGAACCCGTGATCGACGAGATGGAGCGCACCCGGAAGGTGCCGATGGCCATCACCTGGTCCTCCCCCCGGGACGGCCTCGTCCTGCAGCGGACCGCCATCGAGGGCATGAAGGCGGCGGCCGGCGACACGTTGTTCCGGATCGGCGACATCTCGGTCATGTGGGTCCTGGCCGACGTGCCCGAGCGCGACCTCGCCGGGGTGCGGGTCGGCCAGGCCGCCACCGTGCGGCTGCGCTCGGCCCCGGGGCGCACCTTCTCGGGCAAGGTGGCGGTGATCTACCCGCAGGTGAACCCGGACACGCGGGCGACGCGGGTGCGCATCGAGTTGCCGAACCCGGACGGCGCGCTCCTGCCCGACATGTACGCCGACGTCGAGATCGGCACGGGCACGGGCAAGCCCGTGGTCGCGGTCCCGGACGACGCGGTGATCGACACGGGCGCGCGCCAGGTCGTGCTCCTCGACCGCGGCGCGGGCCGCTTCGAACCGCGCGAGGTCAAGGTCGGGGTCAGCGGCGGCGGTTACACCGAGATCCGAGACGGCGTCGCGACCGGCGACCGGGTGGTCACGGCGGCGAACTTCCTCATCGACGCCGAGAGCAACCTGAAGGCGGCGCTGCAGTCCATGGCGGCCCCGAAGGCGGACGACCGGCAGGCCGCGAACGCGGAGGGCAAACCGTGA
- a CDS encoding efflux RND transporter permease subunit has translation MIARLIGWSARNLVLVLVGTVFAVAAGIAAVRTLPLDAIPDLSDVQAIVYTEYPGQAPQVVEDQVTYPLTTAMLTVPRAKVVRGFSFFGVSFVYVIFEDGTDPYWGRSRVLEYLNTAASRLPPGVTPTLGPDATGVGWVYEYVVVAKERTLAELRSLQDWVIRFGASRAEGVAEVAGVGGFVKQYNVVVDPNRLRAQGISLNKLRDAIRASNADVGGRTVELSEFEFMVRGRGYLKGVADIENIVLKTAGGTPLRVRDVARVELGPDERRGITEMNGDGEVAGGIVLQRFGANALTVIENAKAKLAEVAKGLPAGTEILPVYDRSQLIEAAIDTLRHTLVEESVVVSLVCVVFLLHVRSALVAILMLPVGILMALAGMRALGLGANIMSLGGIAIAVGAMIDAAIVMIENAHKHLERAPPGKPRVEILVEAAAEVGPSLFFSLLIITVSFLPIFTLEGEEGRLFGPLAYTKTFAMAAAAMLSVTLVPALMVLFVRGRIVPEHRNPVNRLLIWLYRPLIAGVLRARIPAVLLALGVLAATVWPARQLGSEFMPELNEGTLMFMPTTLPGISVTKAGELLATQDRIIKSFPEVASVFGKAGRANTATDPAPMEMFETIITLKPKAQWRPGVTLASLKAEMDKALQFPGVSNAWTQPIRARIDMLSTGIRTPVGIKVLGTDLDAMEKVARQVEAVVRDVPGTSSAYAERVIGGYFLDITPDREALGRYGLSVGDVQDVVATALGGQSVTNTVEGRERYTVNVRYPRAFRSDPRAIADEVQVPLPAGGTVPLREVAKVALTRGPTSIRTENGQLAVYIFVDLTGRDLGGYVADARAAVDREVELPPGTTLQWSGQYEYLERAAARLRIVVPLTLLVVFLLLYLNFRRLTETLIVMLSVPFALVGGVWLMWWMGFNMSVAVAVGFIALAGVAAETGVIMLVYLDHAWDEVRAARRLEGRPPTQGDLREAIMVGAVERVRPKMMTVVAIMAGLLPILWSTGSGSEVMQRIAVPMIGGMVSSTVLTLIVIPAVYALAKGRGLLSEAEAEPADAGTPGRPSLAAE, from the coding sequence GTGATCGCGCGCCTTATCGGTTGGTCGGCCCGCAACCTCGTCCTCGTGCTGGTCGGGACCGTGTTCGCCGTGGCGGCGGGAATCGCCGCGGTGCGCACCCTGCCGCTCGACGCCATCCCGGACCTCTCGGACGTCCAGGCCATCGTCTACACCGAGTATCCGGGCCAGGCCCCCCAGGTGGTCGAGGACCAGGTCACCTACCCGCTGACCACCGCCATGCTGACGGTGCCGCGGGCCAAGGTCGTGCGCGGCTTCTCGTTCTTCGGGGTCAGCTTCGTCTACGTCATCTTCGAGGACGGCACCGACCCGTACTGGGGCCGCTCGCGGGTGCTCGAATACCTCAACACGGCGGCGAGCCGGCTCCCTCCCGGGGTGACGCCGACGCTGGGGCCCGACGCGACGGGGGTGGGCTGGGTCTATGAATACGTCGTGGTCGCGAAGGAGCGCACGCTCGCCGAGCTCCGGTCCCTGCAGGACTGGGTGATCCGGTTCGGGGCCTCGCGCGCCGAGGGCGTGGCCGAGGTCGCGGGCGTCGGCGGCTTCGTCAAGCAGTACAACGTCGTCGTCGATCCGAACCGCCTGCGGGCGCAGGGCATCAGCCTGAACAAGCTCCGGGACGCCATCCGGGCGAGCAACGCCGACGTCGGGGGCCGCACGGTCGAACTCTCGGAGTTCGAGTTCATGGTGCGCGGCCGCGGCTACCTGAAGGGCGTCGCCGACATCGAGAACATCGTGCTCAAGACCGCGGGCGGCACGCCGCTGCGGGTCCGGGACGTCGCCCGCGTCGAGCTCGGGCCGGACGAGCGCCGCGGCATCACCGAGATGAACGGCGACGGCGAGGTCGCCGGCGGCATCGTCCTCCAGCGCTTCGGCGCGAACGCGCTCACCGTCATCGAGAATGCGAAGGCGAAGCTGGCCGAGGTGGCCAAGGGCCTGCCGGCCGGCACCGAGATCCTGCCGGTCTACGACCGCTCCCAGCTGATCGAGGCGGCCATCGACACCCTGCGGCACACCCTGGTCGAGGAGAGCGTCGTCGTCTCGCTGGTCTGCGTGGTGTTCCTGTTGCACGTGCGCAGCGCGCTCGTGGCCATCCTGATGCTGCCGGTCGGCATCCTGATGGCGCTCGCGGGCATGAGGGCCCTGGGGCTCGGCGCCAACATCATGAGCCTCGGCGGCATCGCCATCGCGGTCGGCGCCATGATCGACGCCGCCATCGTGATGATCGAGAACGCCCACAAGCACCTGGAGCGGGCGCCCCCGGGCAAGCCGCGGGTCGAGATCCTGGTGGAGGCGGCCGCCGAGGTCGGCCCGTCGCTGTTCTTCTCGCTGCTCATCATCACCGTGAGTTTCCTGCCGATCTTCACCCTGGAGGGCGAGGAGGGGCGGCTGTTCGGGCCGCTGGCCTACACCAAGACCTTCGCCATGGCGGCGGCGGCGATGCTGTCGGTGACGCTGGTCCCGGCCCTGATGGTGCTGTTCGTGCGTGGGCGCATCGTTCCCGAGCACCGCAACCCGGTGAACCGGCTCCTCATCTGGCTCTACCGGCCGCTCATCGCCGGGGTGCTTCGCGCCCGCATCCCGGCCGTCCTGCTCGCCCTCGGCGTCCTGGCCGCCACCGTCTGGCCGGCCCGGCAGCTCGGGTCGGAGTTCATGCCGGAGCTGAACGAGGGGACGCTGATGTTCATGCCGACGACCCTGCCGGGGATCTCGGTGACCAAGGCAGGCGAGCTGCTGGCAACCCAGGACCGGATCATCAAGAGCTTCCCGGAGGTGGCCTCGGTCTTCGGCAAGGCGGGGCGGGCCAACACGGCGACCGACCCTGCGCCGATGGAGATGTTCGAGACCATCATCACCCTGAAGCCCAAGGCGCAGTGGCGGCCGGGCGTGACGCTCGCGAGCCTCAAGGCCGAGATGGACAAGGCGCTGCAGTTCCCGGGCGTGTCGAATGCCTGGACCCAACCGATCCGCGCCCGCATCGACATGCTCTCGACCGGCATCCGCACGCCTGTCGGCATCAAGGTGCTCGGGACCGACCTCGACGCCATGGAGAAGGTCGCCCGTCAGGTCGAGGCCGTGGTGCGCGACGTCCCGGGGACGTCGAGCGCGTACGCCGAGCGGGTCATCGGCGGCTACTTCCTCGACATCACGCCGGACCGCGAGGCGCTTGGGCGCTACGGCCTGTCGGTCGGCGACGTGCAGGACGTGGTCGCCACCGCGCTCGGCGGCCAGAGCGTGACGAACACCGTCGAGGGACGGGAGCGCTACACCGTCAACGTGCGCTACCCCCGTGCCTTCCGCTCCGACCCGCGGGCCATCGCCGACGAGGTCCAGGTCCCGTTACCGGCGGGCGGCACGGTTCCGCTGCGCGAGGTCGCCAAGGTCGCGCTCACCCGGGGCCCGACCTCGATCCGCACCGAGAACGGGCAGCTCGCGGTCTACATCTTTGTCGACCTCACGGGCCGCGACCTTGGCGGCTACGTGGCCGACGCGCGGGCCGCGGTCGACCGCGAGGTCGAGCTCCCCCCGGGCACGACCCTACAGTGGAGCGGTCAGTACGAGTACCTGGAGCGCGCGGCGGCACGCCTCAGGATCGTGGTGCCCCTGACGCTGCTGGTCGTGTTCCTGCTCCTCTACCTGAACTTCCGGCGCCTGACCGAGACGCTCATCGTGATGCTGTCGGTCCCCTTCGCGCTGGTCGGGGGCGTCTGGCTGATGTGGTGGATGGGCTTCAACATGTCGGTCGCGGTGGCGGTGGGTTTCATCGCGCTCGCGGGCGTCGCCGCCGAGACCGGCGTGATCATGCTGGTCTACCTCGACCATGCTTGGGACGAGGTTCGCGCCGCGCGTCGGCTGGAGGGTCGGCCGCCCACGCAGGGCGACCTACGGGAGGCCATCATGGTCGGCGCGGTCGAGCGCGTGCGCCCGAAGATGATGACGGTCGTCGCCATCATGGCCGGCCTGCTGCCCATCCTGTGGAGCACGGGCTCCGGCTCCGAGGTCATGCAGCGCATCGCCGTGCCGATGATCGGCGGGATGGTCTCCTCGACCGTCCTGACCTTGATCGTGATCCCGGCGGTCTACGCCCTGGCGAAGGGCCGGGGGCTGCTGTCGGAGGCCGAGGCGGAACCCGCGGATGCCGGAACGCCCGGGCGGCCGTCCCTGGCCGCGGAATGA
- a CDS encoding DUF411 domain-containing protein, producing the protein MKIELKPTRRTALIGLAAGLAVARRAGAGGLPEVAVTKDPSCGCCEKWVTHMREAGFTVTVTEGPVTPLKVRLGVPRDLASCHTAQVGGYVIEGHVPAGAVRRLLTERPEGTGLAVPGMPAGSPGMEVEGREPDTYAVVLFGPGGRSAFARYRGGELV; encoded by the coding sequence ATGAAGATCGAACTCAAGCCGACGCGGCGAACCGCCCTGATCGGCCTGGCGGCAGGCTTGGCCGTCGCACGCCGTGCGGGAGCCGGGGGCCTGCCCGAGGTGGCGGTCACCAAGGACCCGAGTTGCGGCTGCTGCGAGAAGTGGGTCACGCACATGCGCGAGGCTGGCTTCACCGTGACGGTGACGGAGGGACCCGTGACCCCGCTGAAGGTCCGCCTCGGCGTGCCGCGCGATCTCGCCTCCTGCCACACCGCCCAGGTCGGCGGATACGTGATCGAGGGGCACGTGCCGGCCGGCGCGGTCAGGCGGCTCCTGACCGAAAGGCCCGAAGGCACCGGCCTGGCCGTGCCGGGCATGCCGGCGGGCTCGCCCGGAATGGAGGTCGAGGGCAGGGAGCCCGATACCTACGCGGTCGTCCTGTTCGGGCCCGGAGGGCGGAGCGCGTTCGCCCGCTATCGCGGAGGCGAGCTGGTCTGA
- a CDS encoding heavy-metal-associated domain-containing protein, whose product MYRFKVSKMGCGGCAKSVTRAVLGIEPDAQVEVDLGAKLVTVSGSGGPADRIARAVTAAGYPAEPVHALA is encoded by the coding sequence ATGTATCGCTTCAAGGTGTCGAAGATGGGCTGCGGCGGCTGCGCCAAGTCCGTGACGCGCGCGGTTCTCGGCATCGAGCCGGACGCACAGGTCGAAGTGGACCTGGGAGCCAAGCTCGTGACGGTGTCGGGCTCGGGCGGCCCCGCCGACCGGATCGCCCGGGCGGTGACGGCGGCCGGCTATCCGGCAGAGCCGGTGCATGCCCTGGCGTGA
- a CDS encoding four-helix bundle copper-binding protein translates to MHQISSEMQSCIDECLRCYQTCLGMASNHCLEAGGKHAEPEHFRLMLACAEICRTSAHFMLLGTPHHKHTCAECADVCEDCARSCEQVGDMDDCVAQCRRCAESCRKMAA, encoded by the coding sequence ATGCATCAGATATCGAGCGAAATGCAGTCCTGCATCGACGAGTGCCTGCGTTGCTATCAGACCTGCCTCGGCATGGCCTCGAACCACTGTCTTGAGGCGGGCGGCAAGCATGCCGAGCCGGAGCACTTCCGGCTGATGCTGGCCTGCGCTGAGATATGCCGGACCTCGGCGCACTTCATGCTGCTCGGGACCCCGCATCACAAGCACACCTGCGCGGAGTGCGCCGACGTCTGCGAGGACTGCGCACGCAGCTGCGAGCAGGTCGGCGACATGGACGACTGCGTCGCGCAGTGCCGGCGCTGCGCCGAGAGCTGCCGGAAGATGGCGGCCTGA
- a CDS encoding MauE/DoxX family redox-associated membrane protein encodes MSTATARKATLYRMVMEKHLCPYGLKAKDLLEREGFEVEDHWLTTREETDRFKAEHQVKSTPQTFINGELVGGFDDLQRHFGKAANDPNATTYTPVVAVFSMTALMALAASYAAYGTPLTMRAVEWFIAFSMCVLALLKLQDVESFSSMFLGYDLLGQRWVRYAYAYPFLEGIAGVLMVAGALDWISIPVALFIGTVGAVSVFKAVYVDKREIKCACVGGSSKVPLGFVSLTENLMMVAMGVWMLAVHH; translated from the coding sequence ATGTCAACGGCCACCGCCCGCAAGGCCACCCTGTACCGCATGGTGATGGAGAAGCACCTCTGCCCATACGGGCTGAAAGCCAAGGACTTGCTCGAACGCGAAGGCTTCGAGGTCGAGGACCACTGGTTGACCACTCGTGAGGAGACCGACCGCTTCAAGGCCGAGCATCAAGTCAAGTCGACGCCGCAGACCTTCATCAACGGCGAGCTCGTCGGCGGCTTCGACGACTTGCAGCGCCACTTCGGCAAGGCCGCCAACGACCCGAACGCCACGACCTACACGCCCGTCGTCGCGGTCTTCTCGATGACGGCGCTGATGGCGCTGGCGGCGAGTTACGCCGCCTACGGAACGCCGCTGACGATGCGTGCGGTCGAGTGGTTCATCGCCTTCAGCATGTGCGTGCTCGCCCTCCTGAAGCTGCAGGACGTGGAGAGCTTCTCGTCGATGTTCCTGGGCTACGACCTGCTCGGGCAGCGCTGGGTACGCTACGCCTACGCCTACCCCTTCCTGGAAGGCATCGCGGGCGTCCTGATGGTGGCGGGCGCGCTGGACTGGATCTCGATTCCCGTCGCCCTGTTCATCGGCACGGTCGGCGCGGTCTCGGTGTTCAAGGCGGTCTACGTCGACAAGCGCGAGATCAAATGCGCCTGCGTCGGCGGGTCGAGCAAGGTGCCGCTCGGCTTCGTCTCCCTGACCGAGAACCTGATGATGGTCGCCATGGGCGTCTGGATGCTCGCCGTCCACCATTGA
- a CDS encoding metal-sensitive transcriptional regulator, whose translation MSEPDDRHGGVAVDHTRQIARLRRIEGQVRGLQQMIENGRYCVDVAHQADAVIAALRRVQSDMLRDHMQALVHATLTGNLPEEERTRLADEMSRLIAKVV comes from the coding sequence ATGAGCGAACCGGACGACAGGCACGGCGGCGTGGCCGTGGACCATACCCGCCAGATCGCCCGGCTTCGCCGCATCGAGGGGCAGGTCCGCGGCCTGCAACAGATGATCGAGAACGGCCGCTACTGCGTCGACGTCGCCCACCAGGCCGATGCCGTCATCGCCGCTCTCCGGCGGGTGCAGTCCGACATGCTGCGCGACCACATGCAGGCGCTCGTGCACGCCACGCTCACCGGGAACCTGCCCGAGGAGGAGCGGACACGCCTCGCCGACGAGATGAGCCGCCTCATCGCCAAGGTGGTCTGA
- a CDS encoding SIR2 family protein → MPKRKLLLVVGAGASLEFGMPPVAGVRAIINDAIQVRYPLLAEPATNLYEHVEGLVRAHWQRTVPEFLRREPHYEDLLYAIFAVAAAYPAGAATSALGAVVTAKGMPNVSLFGRQATPVGPDTLRDLGRASVDAVVEAFRERCAASEADKASEFAKLQVLVAALQAEFDIAVVTLNYDNVMYRAFPGIETGFDPATGMFDQERILRRSGWACMLHLHGSVHFDMEPGSTGDMHEIRWQPDIRGRFHQNAGGRSTRSHVEGIDFPTSVIVAGYGKTTQILKRPFRTYYSELDRLVAGCDAVLFAGYGFGDEHLTVAFEGFRDARNRPVAVIDFAWDDAMTMGGADLGGPNAMVDEMVRTFLTEPRTMRALGYAAPQTVADLKAAREFETCVDPATPLAVWYNGMLAACEEPAKVLARLA, encoded by the coding sequence GTGCCGAAAAGAAAACTTCTGCTGGTCGTCGGCGCCGGTGCGTCCCTCGAATTCGGCATGCCCCCCGTCGCGGGGGTCCGGGCCATCATCAACGACGCCATCCAGGTGCGCTACCCGTTGCTCGCCGAGCCCGCGACGAACCTGTACGAACATGTCGAGGGCTTGGTCAGAGCCCACTGGCAGCGGACGGTGCCCGAGTTCCTGCGCCGCGAGCCGCACTACGAGGACTTGCTCTACGCCATCTTCGCCGTCGCCGCGGCTTACCCCGCCGGCGCCGCGACCTCGGCGTTGGGCGCGGTCGTGACAGCCAAAGGAATGCCCAACGTCTCGCTTTTCGGTCGGCAGGCCACACCGGTCGGGCCGGACACCCTGCGCGACCTCGGCCGCGCGTCGGTCGATGCGGTCGTGGAGGCGTTCCGCGAGCGCTGCGCCGCCAGCGAGGCGGACAAGGCGTCCGAGTTCGCGAAGCTCCAAGTGCTGGTCGCCGCGTTGCAGGCCGAGTTCGACATCGCGGTGGTCACCCTGAACTACGACAATGTGATGTACCGCGCCTTTCCCGGCATCGAGACCGGCTTCGACCCGGCGACCGGCATGTTCGACCAGGAGCGCATCCTCCGGCGATCCGGCTGGGCATGCATGCTGCACCTCCACGGGTCCGTCCATTTCGACATGGAGCCGGGTTCGACCGGAGACATGCACGAGATCCGCTGGCAGCCGGATATCCGCGGCCGCTTCCACCAGAACGCCGGCGGCCGCAGCACGCGCTCCCACGTGGAGGGCATCGATTTCCCGACCTCGGTCATCGTCGCGGGATACGGCAAGACGACCCAGATCCTGAAACGGCCCTTCCGCACCTACTACTCCGAGCTCGACCGTCTCGTGGCCGGATGCGACGCCGTGCTCTTCGCCGGATACGGGTTCGGCGACGAGCACCTGACCGTGGCCTTCGAGGGCTTCCGCGATGCGCGGAACCGACCGGTCGCCGTCATCGATTTCGCGTGGGACGACGCCATGACGATGGGGGGCGCCGACCTCGGCGGCCCCAACGCCATGGTCGACGAGATGGTCCGGACGTTCCTGACCGAGCCGCGGACCATGCGCGCCCTCGGCTACGCGGCCCCGCAGACGGTCGCGGACCTCAAGGCCGCCCGTGAATTCGAGACCTGCGTGGACCCGGCCACGCCCTTGGCCGTCTGGTACAACGGCATGCTCGCGGCCTGCGAGGAGCCGGCCAAGGTTCTCGCGCGTCTGGCGTGA